CATGTTCGACGCGCAGGTGCGGCTCGTGCGCGCCACCTACGACATTCAACCGGGCGAAGTCGACCTGCCGATGCTGCCGATCTTCGCGCTCTTCAACCCTGCGCTCGGCATGACCACCGTCGTGCCCGAGATCGATCCGTCGCGCCCCGCGACCGTCGACCCCGCGAAGATCATCCAGGCGATCCAGCAGGAAAAAGTGACGAACTCCTTCGGCTCGCCGACGCTCTGGCGCAAGATCGCCGCGCACGCGAAGGAGCAGGGCGTCACGCTTCCGACCATGAAGCGCGTCCTCATGGCCGGCGCGCCCGTGCCGCCCGGACTGTTCGCCGATGTGCAGGCACTCCTGTCGAACGGTTCAGCCCACAGCCCCTACGGCGCCACCGAGTCGTTGCCCATCGCGTCGATCGCCGCCGCCGAAGTGCTGGGCGAAACCAGTGTCGCCTCGCTCGCCGGCGCCGGCACGTGCGTCGGTCGCCCAGTGCCCGAGGTCGAAGCGAAGATCATCGCTCTCACCGACGCCCCGCTCGCCACTTTCTCCGAGGCCCGCGAACTCCCACCCGGCGAAATCGGCGAGATCATCGTGCGCGGCCCGGTCGTCACCAAACTCTACGACGCCCTCCCGGAGGCCACCGCCGCCGCCAAGATCGCCGACTCTCCGCTCGGCTCCGCCGCCGCCGTCTGGCACCGTATGGGCGACGCCGGCTACATCGACACGAAGGGCCGCCTCTGGTTCGTCGGCCGCAAGGCCGAGCGGGTCGAGATGCGCGACGGCACACTGTTCCCCGATCAAGTCGAACCGATCTTCAACCAGCATCCCGACGTTCGGCGCACCGCCCTCGTCGGTCTCGGCCCGCGCGGCGAACAGCGCCCGGCCATCGTCGCGGAGCCGACTTCGCGCGAAATCGTCGCCACGCCGTCGCTGCGCCGGAAGCTCGTGCGCGAGCTGCGCGCGCTCGGAGTCGGACGCCCGCAAACGGACCGCATCCGGCTCGCGTTCCTGCACCCCGGTTTCCCGGTCGACGTGCGGCATAACGCCAAAATCCACCGCCTCACGCTCACCAAGTGGGCGGAACACACGACCGGCTACGAACTCGACAAGCGCGACGTGTCGCTCGAGTCGTTGAAACGATGATCCGCCCTCCAAGCCGCCGCTTTAGTCGTAGGGGCGCAGTCTTGCTGCGCCCTCGCGGCGAGCAGCGGACAATCATCTCCGTTTCGGTCATCGCGAGCTCGGCAAAGCCGGGTGAGGCGATTCGGTTGACCGCTTCCGCGCCATGACCGACGCGGTCTTCATCACCGGTGCGAGCGGCTTCATCGGCGGCAAAATCGCCGAGCGTCTTCTCGCCGCCGGCCGTGAAGTGCGCGTGCTCGCCCGCCGTCCGTTGCCGGACCTCGAGCAACTCGGCGCGCGTGTCGTCCGCGGCGACCTCGACGACACCGCCGCACTCGCACGCGGCATGGAGGGCGCCGGCACGGTTTTCCATGTCGCCGGCCGCGTCGGCGTCTGGGGGCCGGACGCCGATTTTTTCCGCGTCAACGTCGAGGGCACGCGGCACGTGATCGCGGCGTGCCGCGCCGCGCGTGTGCCGCGCCTCGTCTACACGAGTTCGCCGAGCGTCGTCTTCAACGGCGGCGATCTCGCCGGCGTCGACGAGACCGCGCCGCTCTGCACGCACGCGCCGTGCGCCTATCCCACGAGCAAGGCCGCCGCCGAGCGCCTCGTCTCCGCCGCCAACGACGCGACGTTCGCGACCGTCTCGCTCCGCCCGCATCTCGTCTGGGGGCCGGGCGACAAGAACATCATCCCGCGCGTGCTGAAACTCGCCCGCTCCGGCCGCCTGAAGATCATCGGCCCCGGCCGCAATCTCGTCGATTGCACCCACATCGCCAACGTCGTCGACGCCCACCTCCTCGCCGAGCACGCCCTCGCCCATTGTAACCTATTAGGTTACATTCCATCCCCCGACTCCGAGCGGACCCACGACGATTGTAACCTAATAGGTTACAATCCCTCTGCTGCCGCTACGGCGCGCGACCCGCGCGGCAAAGCCTATTTCGTCACCAACGGCGAACCGATCGTGCTCTGGGACTGGATCAACGAGCTCCTCCGCGGACTCGGCGAGCCGCCCGTGATAAAACACATCTCGCTCGCGACCGCCTACCGCGCCGCCGGCGTGCTGGAATTCCTCTGGCGCGTGCTGCCGTTGCAAGGCGAGCCGCCCACGACGCGCTTCGTGGTCAAGGAGCTGGCGACGGACCACTGGTTCAAGATCGACGCCGCGCGCCGCGACCTCGGCTACGCCCCGCGCATGACAATGAGCGCCGGCACGGCGGAGCTCATCGCGCACTACCGCGCGGGGAACGCGTTCTAGGCGTCCCGCTGCCGCACGGCTTCGAAGAGTGTAATGATGGTCGCCATGGCGACGTTGAGCGAGTCGGCCTGACCGGCCATCGGGATGCGCACGAGCACATCGGCGCCCTTCATCCAGAACTCGCTCAGGCCGTATTGCTCGCTGCCCATGACGACGGCGAGCGGGCCGCGCAGGTCGGTCTGCGTGTAGAGATTTTCGGTGTGCGGCGTGGTGGCGGCAGTGCGAATGCCCTTCGCCTTCAGCCACGCGTGCACCGTCGCGGAGTCGGCGACGACGACCGGCACGGAGAATAGCACGCCGGTGGAGGCGCGCACGACGTTCGGATTGAAAAGGTCGGTCACCGCATCGCACAGGATGAGTGCATCGCAACCCGCCGCGTCGGCGCTGCGCAGGATGGTGCCGAGATTGCCGGGCTTCTCGATCGATTCGCAGACGAGCAGGAACGGCGTGGTGCCGAGCGGCAGGTCGTCGAGCGAGCGTTTCCACTGCGGGGCGACGGCGAGCAAGCCATCCGGACGTTCGCGATAGGCACACTTGGCGAAGGAGTCCTTCGACAACTCGAAGAGCTGCGCGCCGGCCTGCTGCGCCTGTTCGATCAGTGCGGGCTCATTTTCGCCCAGAAACCAGTCGGGCGCGAAATAGAGCTCCTTGAGCTTCACGCCCTTCTCGAGCGCGCGGCGCACCTCCCGGTAGCCCTCGACGAGAAACAGACCCGCTTCGTCGCGCGCGCGCCGCTCGCGCAGGCGCACGAGCTGTTTCACGCGCGGATTCTGGAGGCTGGTGATTTTTTCGACGAAAGGGCCCACGGCACACACGGAACACACGGAAAAGAGCCCCAGCAATTTCCTTTTACCGGCCCATTCCGTGTGTTCTGTGTGTGCCGTGGGCAAAAAGAAGAAGTTCAACGACCATCCCTTCCCGTATCGCACCGAGATCGAGCTGGAGATCTCCACGCTCACCAACCTCGGCGTCGGCCTTGGGCGCGTCGAGCGCGAGGGCGGGCGCTGGGTCGTGATGGTGCCCTTCACCCTGCCGGGCGAGCGCGTGAAGGCCCGCGTCTACCGCAACCATAAGAATTTCTCCGAGGCCGATCTGCTCGAGGTGCTCACGCCGTCGCCGCACCGCATCGCACCGCGCTGCGAGCTCTTCGGTCGCTGCGGCGGCTGCCAATATCAGCATCTGACCTACGCCGAACAGCTGGTTTGGAAGCGCCGACAGGTCGAGGAGCTGCTCCGGCACATGGCGGACGTCGAATTTCCCGTCGCGCCGGTCATCGGTTCGCCGCGCGAGTTCGGCTACCGCTCGAAGATCACGCCGCATTTTCAAGTGCGCGGAATGCGGAGCGCGGAGCGCGGAACGCCGGGTCAGCCCGGTGCCGGTGTGGCAGGAGCGGCCGGCGATCACGTCGCCTCGCCCGCACTCGAGACGCCTATCGGTTTTCTCAAGCAGGGCACGCGCTTCGAGCTCGTTGACGTGCCGGCGTGCCCCATCGCCACGCCCGAGATCAACGCGAAACTCCCCGAAGTCCGCGCGCGCACGCACCAGCGGCTCGCGGCGGGCGAGTTCAAGCGCGACGCCACGCTGCTCCTCCGCCACGCGCAGGAAGGCGTGATCACCGACTACGACGCGGTGATTCACGAAGTTGTCGCCCCGGGAGATTGTAACCTATTAGGTTACAAGCAGGAGGTAGCTAGAGCGGACGCGAGGGAGGATTGTAACCTAATAGGTTACAAGGCCTCGGGGGCGCCGCTGCGGCTGCACTTTCTCGCGCGCGATTTCTTCCAGAACAACCCGTTCATCCTGCCGGCGTTCACCGGCTATGTGCGCGAGCAGGCGCGAGCGAGCGGGGCGCGCTTCCTCGTCGACGCCTACTGCGGCAGCGGACTGTTCGCGCTGAGTTGCGCGCCGGCGTTCGAGCGGGTGGCGGGCGTGGAAGTGAGCGAGACCTCGGTGAAGTTCGCCCGCGAGAACGCTGCGGCCAACGGCATCGCCAACGCGACTTTCTCCGCTGGCGACGCCGCGACGATCTTCGCCGGACTCGACGCGGGCTTCGCACCGGCCGACACCGCCGTGGTGATCGACCCGCCGCGCAAGGGGTGCGACGAATCGTTCCTCGCGCAGCTGTTCACGTTCGGTCCGCGCGCGGTCGTCTACGTCTCGTGCGACCCGGCGACGCAGATGCGCGACCTGAAGAGCTTCCTCGCCGCCGGCTACGAGCTGACGGCGGTGCAGCCATTCGACTTGTTCCCGCAGACACGCCACCTCGAGTGCGTGATCACGCTGCGCCGGCGCGCCGGTTGAGAAGGCACCGGCGCGGGAGCGCGGATGGTCCCGGGTGCACTGCGCATTCATTGCGCGTCGGAATTTCATGGCAAGTTGCGCGGAGCACGCGACCTCGCATGAGGCTATGATGAGCGCATGAAATTGCTGAGCGCCTTGCTGCCCCTGATCGCCTGGCCCTTGGTCCTGTCGGCCCAATCAACCGTCACGGACAGCTTTTCCGGGAATTCCGGCCTGTGGGAGGCGGATGTGACAACGGGAGGCGGAGCGTTCACAATCAGTGGCGGCGTGCTGAATTTCACCAGCGGGGCACTTTCCACAGGCAATACGGCATCGGCGCAGCGCGATTGGACGGCGTCCCTCTCGGCTGCCGCAAACTGGTCGGCACGGGTCGATCTCGGCACGGGTGCGACGATGGTGGCGGGCCAGATCACGCGCTGGACGTTCATCGCGGCCGCCCTGACGAATCCCTCGCCCGACGACTACCTCTCAGGACAGGTGGTGCATTCCTACCAGCAGGACCCGTTTCGAACAATCCTCGGCACTCCCTATATCAATGGCGCGGCGGGGACCACCGACCAGTCTT
This window of the Candidatus Didemnitutus sp. genome carries:
- a CDS encoding NAD-dependent epimerase/dehydratase family protein, whose translation is MTDAVFITGASGFIGGKIAERLLAAGREVRVLARRPLPDLEQLGARVVRGDLDDTAALARGMEGAGTVFHVAGRVGVWGPDADFFRVNVEGTRHVIAACRAARVPRLVYTSSPSVVFNGGDLAGVDETAPLCTHAPCAYPTSKAAAERLVSAANDATFATVSLRPHLVWGPGDKNIIPRVLKLARSGRLKIIGPGRNLVDCTHIANVVDAHLLAEHALAHCNLLGYIPSPDSERTHDDCNLIGYNPSAAATARDPRGKAYFVTNGEPIVLWDWINELLRGLGEPPVIKHISLATAYRAAGVLEFLWRVLPLQGEPPTTRFVVKELATDHWFKIDAARRDLGYAPRMTMSAGTAELIAHYRAGNAF
- a CDS encoding AMP-binding protein — its product is MTDSANIARHLPLMAARQPDHPAVKIPRGRTRDGRIDYLALSFRELDAEVDAWVAHLAAKGVRRGDRVLVMVRQGLPLIAAAFALFKLGAVPVIIDPGMGKESFLACVARSRPRLLLGIPLAQFFSYLHRAAFSSIEVRVWVSGSATARAPKSEIQNPKSEMVSSDAADLAAVLFTSGSTGAPKGVCYEHGMFDAQVRLVRATYDIQPGEVDLPMLPIFALFNPALGMTTVVPEIDPSRPATVDPAKIIQAIQQEKVTNSFGSPTLWRKIAAHAKEQGVTLPTMKRVLMAGAPVPPGLFADVQALLSNGSAHSPYGATESLPIASIAAAEVLGETSVASLAGAGTCVGRPVPEVEAKIIALTDAPLATFSEARELPPGEIGEIIVRGPVVTKLYDALPEATAAAKIADSPLGSAAAVWHRMGDAGYIDTKGRLWFVGRKAERVEMRDGTLFPDQVEPIFNQHPDVRRTALVGLGPRGEQRPAIVAEPTSREIVATPSLRRKLVRELRALGVGRPQTDRIRLAFLHPGFPVDVRHNAKIHRLTLTKWAEHTTGYELDKRDVSLESLKR
- a CDS encoding PEP-CTERM sorting domain-containing protein (PEP-CTERM proteins occur, often in large numbers, in the proteomes of bacteria that also encode an exosortase, a predicted intramembrane cysteine proteinase. The presence of a PEP-CTERM domain at a protein's C-terminus predicts cleavage within the sorting domain, followed by covalent anchoring to some some component of the (usually Gram-negative) cell surface. Many PEP-CTERM proteins exhibit an unusual sequence composition that includes large numbers of potential glycosylation sites. Expression of one such protein has been shown restore the ability of a bacterium to form floc, a type of biofilm.), which translates into the protein MKLLSALLPLIAWPLVLSAQSTVTDSFSGNSGLWEADVTTGGGAFTISGGVLNFTSGALSTGNTASAQRDWTASLSAAANWSARVDLGTGATMVAGQITRWTFIAAALTNPSPDDYLSGQVVHSYQQDPFRTILGTPYINGAAGTTDQSSANAAMITFLFSFDATTHLLTLSYDTDGVTGTDNFTTLTTVNTATAWGLTSSDNFGLRLMASNVANGMPSSAFGDGVMTADNFSTTVAVPEPSTAAALCGTLALLTALWRRRADNNAPMR
- a CDS encoding class I SAM-dependent RNA methyltransferase, with product MCAVGKKKKFNDHPFPYRTEIELEISTLTNLGVGLGRVEREGGRWVVMVPFTLPGERVKARVYRNHKNFSEADLLEVLTPSPHRIAPRCELFGRCGGCQYQHLTYAEQLVWKRRQVEELLRHMADVEFPVAPVIGSPREFGYRSKITPHFQVRGMRSAERGTPGQPGAGVAGAAGDHVASPALETPIGFLKQGTRFELVDVPACPIATPEINAKLPEVRARTHQRLAAGEFKRDATLLLRHAQEGVITDYDAVIHEVVAPGDCNLLGYKQEVARADAREDCNLIGYKASGAPLRLHFLARDFFQNNPFILPAFTGYVREQARASGARFLVDAYCGSGLFALSCAPAFERVAGVEVSETSVKFARENAAANGIANATFSAGDAATIFAGLDAGFAPADTAVVIDPPRKGCDESFLAQLFTFGPRAVVYVSCDPATQMRDLKSFLAAGYELTAVQPFDLFPQTRHLECVITLRRRAG
- a CDS encoding RNA methyltransferase, which produces MGPFVEKITSLQNPRVKQLVRLRERRARDEAGLFLVEGYREVRRALEKGVKLKELYFAPDWFLGENEPALIEQAQQAGAQLFELSKDSFAKCAYRERPDGLLAVAPQWKRSLDDLPLGTTPFLLVCESIEKPGNLGTILRSADAAGCDALILCDAVTDLFNPNVVRASTGVLFSVPVVVADSATVHAWLKAKGIRTAATTPHTENLYTQTDLRGPLAVVMGSEQYGLSEFWMKGADVLVRIPMAGQADSLNVAMATIITLFEAVRQRDA